From one Fulvitalea axinellae genomic stretch:
- a CDS encoding AraC family transcriptional regulator → MRYRIQKYDDFNASGGAEVSNISYEKSRGRLCQYAKTDSSCFFLPENYSTQVVKGEKYMLIGNTEFRLRKGDSLRIPKHTVVFTHIPDQTEGFISLNTPYPAKGDSSSCPARMLDTLITHLFEPLTIPELAEKTFMSTATFKRHFSRNFGIAPKTWIRQTRLRATYFYLRTQQYPVSEVAFRAGFDNLPHFSHSFKQQFHLSPSDLSHID, encoded by the coding sequence ATGCGTTACCGTATCCAGAAATACGATGACTTCAACGCTTCCGGCGGAGCCGAAGTATCGAATATAAGTTACGAGAAATCCAGAGGAAGGCTTTGCCAATACGCCAAAACAGACTCCAGTTGTTTTTTTCTCCCGGAAAATTATAGCACCCAAGTAGTTAAAGGGGAAAAATATATGCTGATTGGCAATACCGAATTTCGGTTGCGCAAGGGTGATTCCCTGCGGATACCCAAACACACCGTGGTTTTCACACATATCCCCGACCAAACTGAAGGTTTTATTAGCCTTAATACTCCTTATCCCGCAAAAGGTGACAGCTCTTCTTGTCCTGCACGTATGTTGGACACTTTAATAACCCACCTTTTCGAACCATTAACGATTCCGGAATTAGCCGAAAAAACATTTATGAGTACAGCCACTTTCAAAAGGCACTTTTCACGGAATTTCGGCATCGCTCCCAAAACGTGGATTAGGCAAACTCGCCTTCGGGCCACATATTTTTACCTTCGTACGCAACAGTACCCAGTGTCGGAAGTAGCTTTCCGGGCTGGATTCGATAACCTTCCGCATTTTTCCCATAGCTTCAAACAACAATTTCACCTAAGCCCATCCGATCTCTCGCATATAGATTGA
- a CDS encoding helix-turn-helix domain-containing protein, translated as MPQLNIVHRAQIQLGIQAGKTDAQIARELGVHRGTVGREINRNGGRENYDLWQAQSARDTRQRKAVKARLLFGGGVLFNSKLRKLGLKYAHLSHTHIHWYDYDQDRFFRNSEAWRYKPYKARKTNAFLWNGSEIKFLLSPVSDKETFQSTVNKRSTKHKRVIVEKPMLQNDSINKKRKQSPRLAHNYTLTTEYTHLSA; from the coding sequence ATGCCACAACTCAATATTGTACATAGAGCCCAAATACAACTAGGCATCCAAGCCGGAAAGACCGACGCCCAAATAGCGAGAGAACTCGGCGTACACCGTGGTACCGTAGGCCGTGAGATAAATCGCAACGGCGGACGCGAAAACTATGACCTCTGGCAAGCGCAATCCGCTCGTGACACAAGACAGCGCAAAGCCGTAAAAGCCCGCTTGCTCTTCGGAGGTGGTGTACTCTTTAATTCCAAACTCCGCAAACTCGGATTAAAATACGCTCACCTCTCTCACACACATATACATTGGTACGATTACGACCAAGACCGTTTCTTCCGTAACTCCGAAGCTTGGCGCTATAAACCCTACAAGGCTCGCAAAACAAACGCTTTTCTGTGGAACGGATCAGAAATAAAGTTCCTACTATCGCCTGTATCCGATAAAGAAACTTTTCAATCTACTGTAAATAAGCGCAGTACCAAACATAAAAGGGTCATAGTAGAAAAACCAATGTTGCAAAACGACAGCATTAATAAAAAACGTAAGCAATCGCCTCGTTTAGCACATAACTATACCCTAACCACAGAATATACACACCTTTCGGCCTAA
- a CDS encoding TonB-dependent receptor, whose protein sequence is MRISISLLSKTVLLLLIVVFPFLTLKANVQEKGTLIGKVFTSDHRPAAFVNVVIKNTNKGTTSNEDGEYRINSITPGKHTLMFSFIGLATKSVEIEVAKGEVTAIDDIYLDVDEVQLQEVVLEGRRRYKFDQKNTDFVARMPLENIENPQVYSVITGELLEELQVTDIQSTLQNAPGISNVMQGIGSGGVGVNLYLRGFSVDIATRNGIASAFRTGTDQVNIERIEVIKGPSGTLFGTSVVSSYGGVVNLVTKKPYESFGGAVGYSTGSNDLSRLTVDLNTPLNKDETVLLRVNAAKHSEQSFQGHGRTRNLFFAPSLTYKASDKLTLNLEAEVYDNQSPSVYFNPLRSGIGSMDDLKYDFEHSYGSDYLANNSKSFNVMAEAKYKISDRWTSQTVLTTSNVDNSTHYLFLDFTDDSKANRRIMNIESQFHVTQIQQNFNGAFKVGNMDNKLLVGIDYYDLRTPYRRTQVVYDQIGYDDPVKDINPKKYEGMLADTDAFRVGQRDQHSVSAYVSDVLNVTEKLSVMASLRWDNYKDVESDYSQSYLSPKFGISYQLIKDELSVFGNYMNGFKNVAPDLSSGEVVELKPETATQMEGGVKAELFKGKLSATVSYYDILVKDAIRWVNDGQTWSQMQDVERSSKGFEVEFIANPVKGWNIVAGYANNKSEFSEGNEKVIGNTPHGAPETTINFWTSFKVPQGALKNFGIGFGANHVSDSFVDDNNTVEVPAYSILNGALFYDHPTFRVGVKLNNITDEEYWSNMGTYVQPQKTRNTVVSLSYKF, encoded by the coding sequence GTGAGAATCTCTATTTCACTCCTTTCAAAAACAGTATTGCTCCTGCTTATAGTAGTCTTTCCCTTTTTAACCTTAAAAGCGAACGTGCAGGAAAAAGGGACTTTGATAGGAAAAGTATTTACCAGCGACCATAGACCCGCGGCTTTTGTAAACGTGGTGATCAAGAATACAAACAAAGGAACAACTTCGAACGAAGACGGAGAATACCGCATAAACAGTATTACTCCCGGAAAACACACCTTGATGTTTTCGTTTATCGGATTGGCTACCAAATCCGTAGAGATCGAAGTGGCGAAAGGCGAAGTTACGGCCATTGACGATATATACTTGGACGTTGACGAAGTACAGCTTCAGGAAGTGGTGCTGGAAGGCCGAAGGAGGTATAAATTTGACCAAAAAAACACCGATTTTGTGGCCAGAATGCCTTTGGAGAATATCGAAAACCCGCAGGTGTATTCTGTGATCACGGGCGAATTGTTGGAAGAGCTTCAGGTAACGGATATCCAAAGCACTTTGCAAAACGCGCCCGGCATAAGTAACGTGATGCAAGGCATCGGTTCAGGAGGTGTCGGCGTGAATCTTTACCTAAGGGGGTTCAGCGTGGATATAGCTACCAGAAACGGTATCGCTTCGGCGTTCAGGACAGGAACAGACCAAGTGAATATCGAGCGTATCGAGGTGATTAAAGGACCTTCGGGAACTTTGTTCGGCACCAGTGTCGTGTCGTCTTACGGCGGTGTGGTAAACTTAGTTACCAAAAAACCTTACGAATCTTTCGGCGGAGCAGTGGGGTATTCAACAGGTAGCAATGACCTGTCACGTTTGACGGTTGACCTGAATACGCCTTTGAATAAAGACGAAACCGTATTGTTAAGGGTAAATGCCGCCAAGCACAGCGAACAGAGTTTTCAGGGTCATGGGCGCACGAGAAACCTCTTTTTCGCCCCGTCTTTGACTTACAAGGCCAGTGACAAACTGACGCTGAATTTGGAAGCGGAAGTTTACGACAATCAATCGCCGAGCGTTTATTTTAATCCGCTCAGATCCGGCATTGGCTCGATGGACGATCTGAAATATGATTTCGAACATTCTTACGGCAGCGATTATCTGGCGAATAATAGCAAATCATTCAATGTAATGGCCGAGGCCAAATACAAGATTTCGGACCGTTGGACTTCGCAGACTGTATTGACAACCAGCAATGTGGATAACAGCACGCACTACCTGTTCTTGGATTTTACGGACGACAGTAAGGCGAACCGCAGGATAATGAATATCGAAAGCCAATTTCACGTTACCCAGATCCAGCAAAATTTCAACGGAGCGTTCAAGGTCGGAAATATGGACAACAAGCTTTTGGTGGGTATCGATTATTATGATTTAAGAACCCCTTACAGAAGAACGCAGGTAGTGTATGACCAGATCGGGTATGATGATCCGGTAAAAGATATAAACCCGAAGAAATACGAAGGTATGCTCGCCGACACCGACGCCTTCCGTGTAGGGCAAAGGGATCAGCACAGCGTTAGCGCTTATGTTTCCGACGTATTGAACGTAACAGAAAAGTTATCGGTAATGGCGAGTTTGCGCTGGGACAATTACAAAGACGTTGAATCGGATTATTCGCAATCATACCTATCGCCGAAATTCGGAATATCTTACCAGCTCATCAAAGACGAACTTTCCGTTTTCGGCAACTATATGAACGGGTTTAAAAACGTTGCGCCGGATTTGTCGTCGGGTGAAGTAGTGGAATTAAAACCGGAAACAGCTACGCAGATGGAAGGCGGCGTAAAAGCCGAATTGTTCAAAGGAAAACTGAGCGCAACCGTCAGCTACTATGATATCTTGGTAAAAGATGCCATAAGGTGGGTGAACGATGGCCAAACATGGTCTCAGATGCAAGACGTGGAACGTAGTAGCAAGGGCTTTGAGGTGGAGTTCATCGCCAATCCCGTAAAGGGCTGGAATATCGTGGCAGGTTACGCCAACAACAAGAGCGAGTTTTCGGAAGGAAACGAAAAGGTAATCGGAAACACTCCGCACGGCGCCCCGGAAACCACGATAAATTTCTGGACAAGCTTTAAAGTACCGCAGGGGGCGTTGAAAAACTTCGGCATCGGCTTCGGGGCCAATCATGTAAGCGACTCTTTCGTGGACGACAACAATACCGTTGAGGTTCCAGCTTATTCTATACTAAACGGAGCTTTGTTTTATGATCACCCGACTTTTAGGGTTGGCGTGAAGCTGAACAATATAACCGACGAAGAATACTGGTCGAATATGGGCACATACGTACAACCGCAAAAGACCAGGAATACTGTTGTCAGCCTCTCATATAAATTCTAA
- a CDS encoding AraC family transcriptional regulator, whose amino-acid sequence MRTVLRGDIFEKKVIVKEFEDDFKTDSFIERDIVLDNEYEKGIVTFLQLDGIRVSIRRTEIQSYSLDVYHDFPFFKLQFEIEGSSLYTPEAQNEMDVYIPQGHYNLFYIPRVKGKLTYDTSYRNTLEIVFTERHLIKLLGHDFKESFDDLGNAIKRGYTFKLWNRSGIIDYNLGQCVKDIQNCGYEGVLKKAFLETKINELLLVLLAKTKEKDYRRKRPLLANQGKILEIEHYIRENLGERITISDLSQKFGINTSKLKHDFKLAFSTTIFKHITTLRMEKAIDLIQKHGHSVSEASYKVGYKNQQHFTVAFKKKYNLLPKTLMEEVRRA is encoded by the coding sequence ATGAGAACGGTTCTTAGAGGAGATATTTTTGAAAAAAAGGTTATCGTCAAAGAGTTTGAGGACGATTTCAAAACGGATTCATTTATAGAAAGGGATATCGTTTTGGATAATGAATACGAAAAAGGTATTGTCACTTTTTTGCAATTGGATGGAATAAGGGTATCGATAAGAAGGACGGAAATACAGTCTTATTCACTCGATGTATACCATGATTTTCCTTTTTTCAAATTACAGTTCGAGATTGAGGGCTCAAGCCTGTACACTCCGGAAGCGCAAAACGAAATGGATGTGTATATACCCCAAGGCCATTACAATCTGTTCTATATACCCAGAGTAAAGGGAAAACTAACGTATGATACATCATACCGGAATACGTTGGAAATTGTATTTACCGAACGCCACCTTATCAAACTGTTGGGGCATGACTTTAAGGAATCATTCGATGACTTGGGAAACGCTATTAAAAGAGGATATACCTTTAAATTATGGAATAGGAGCGGGATTATTGATTATAATTTGGGCCAATGCGTAAAGGATATTCAAAATTGCGGGTACGAGGGAGTATTGAAAAAGGCGTTTTTGGAAACGAAAATCAATGAACTGCTTTTGGTATTGCTCGCAAAAACAAAAGAAAAGGATTATCGGCGGAAAAGGCCCTTGCTAGCCAACCAAGGAAAGATACTGGAGATAGAACATTATATAAGAGAGAATCTGGGCGAAAGAATAACCATAAGCGATCTTTCCCAGAAATTCGGGATCAATACCTCTAAACTAAAGCATGATTTCAAGCTAGCGTTTTCCACTACTATTTTTAAACATATTACCACATTACGTATGGAAAAGGCTATTGATCTTATTCAAAAACATGGTCATTCGGTTTCGGAAGCTTCCTACAAAGTTGGATATAAAAACCAACAACACTTTACCGTAGCTTTCAAGAAAAAATACAACCTATTGCCAAAAACGCTTATGGAGGAAGTCAGGAGAGCATAG
- a CDS encoding IS4 family transposase gives MTKLKPAKRLESQFEYTKLQTLITSEPELKKLNKARLKLLCYLITSLIKVQKVGFRHLSEGYDSGATVTSNMRRIQRFFAKFEFPEEGFSRLIIRMIPVKGKYRIAIDRTNWKFGKRNINLLFLCVVYKGVGIPLIWKVLGDKKGNSSTAERKGLLGKFIEWFGADMIERITADREFIGEEWWEFLLEHGIPFYIRIKENALIGLHGGRFVNARRLFAPHKLKVAYFHPTSVTITKVKVYVSGMKYIENGKLEYLILASPKNTRESLEIYRERWQIETMFRGFKSAGFNLEDTHLQDYERINKLLCVIAIAFIWSYNIGIFKHEEEEPIKIKKHGRRAKSFFSYGLEEIAHALINKVETKIERLSGLFLSCT, from the coding sequence GTGACCAAACTTAAACCCGCAAAACGATTGGAAAGCCAGTTCGAATATACAAAACTACAGACCTTAATTACCAGTGAACCCGAGTTAAAGAAACTGAATAAGGCCCGACTAAAACTGCTTTGTTACCTGATAACCTCGTTGATCAAAGTCCAAAAGGTTGGTTTCAGACACCTTTCGGAAGGATACGATTCGGGAGCTACGGTGACGTCCAACATGAGGAGGATTCAGCGTTTCTTTGCCAAATTCGAATTTCCGGAAGAGGGCTTTTCCCGGCTTATCATCAGGATGATTCCCGTCAAAGGGAAATACCGGATCGCCATTGACCGGACCAACTGGAAGTTCGGGAAAAGGAACATCAACTTGCTGTTTCTCTGCGTTGTATACAAAGGCGTGGGTATTCCGTTGATATGGAAAGTGCTTGGGGACAAGAAGGGGAATTCGAGCACGGCCGAACGAAAAGGTCTTCTCGGGAAGTTTATCGAATGGTTCGGTGCGGATATGATCGAACGCATTACCGCTGACCGGGAATTTATCGGCGAAGAATGGTGGGAATTCCTGCTGGAACACGGGATCCCTTTTTATATCCGCATCAAGGAAAACGCGTTAATAGGGTTGCATGGCGGAAGATTCGTAAACGCCAGGCGATTGTTTGCGCCCCATAAGCTGAAAGTCGCCTATTTTCATCCGACTTCCGTGACGATCACCAAGGTGAAGGTGTATGTTTCGGGAATGAAGTACATCGAGAACGGAAAGCTCGAATACTTGATCCTCGCGTCTCCGAAAAACACTCGGGAAAGCTTAGAAATCTACCGTGAACGCTGGCAGATAGAAACCATGTTCAGGGGCTTCAAAAGTGCGGGCTTCAACCTTGAGGATACGCATTTACAAGATTACGAAAGGATAAACAAGTTGCTGTGTGTCATAGCAATAGCGTTTATCTGGTCGTATAATATCGGGATTTTCAAACACGAAGAGGAGGAGCCGATCAAAATCAAAAAACACGGGAGAAGGGCGAAAAGCTTTTTCTCGTACGGCCTTGAGGAAATAGCCCACGCTCTGATTAATAAGGTCGAAACGAAGATCGAGAGATTATCAGGGCTATTTTTGTCATGTACTTAG
- a CDS encoding nuclear transport factor 2 family protein: MEQKEALAFANEWVNAWNSCDLDRILTHYSDDIEVSTPMIKMAADMEGNSLKGKKAVAEYWETALRKLPALEFKLYDVAVGSNSVALYYEAVMGKKAIEVMFLNEQGKIEKMIAHYT, encoded by the coding sequence ATGGAACAGAAAGAAGCTTTGGCTTTTGCCAACGAATGGGTCAACGCATGGAACTCCTGTGACCTCGACAGAATCCTCACCCATTATTCGGATGACATTGAAGTCAGTACGCCCATGATAAAAATGGCCGCGGACATGGAAGGCAACAGCCTAAAAGGGAAAAAGGCCGTCGCTGAGTATTGGGAAACCGCCTTGCGGAAATTACCAGCCTTAGAATTTAAATTATATGATGTCGCCGTAGGGTCAAACTCCGTAGCCCTTTATTACGAAGCGGTGATGGGAAAAAAAGCTATTGAAGTCATGTTCCTCAACGAACAAGGCAAAATCGAAAAGATGATTGCTCACTATACCTAA
- a CDS encoding glycoside hydrolase family 2 TIM barrel-domain containing protein — translation MRQVFLAFLAALISLPAFSGDKININNGWRFIRGDQYSAHAIHFDDCAWQTVRLPHDWSILGPFSQDEPTLSRGAYLPTGIGWYRKNLNVTKRQLEGKVFVEFEGVYMNSTVWINGQKLGQRPNGYLTFEYDLTPYLKAGENTLAVRVDNSAQPGSRWYTGSGIYRDVNLKVTGKTYVPQWGTYVTTPYVSEAMARVCVETKIANADATKNVTLVSQIIDASGKTVETSTKTVSLPTDSTSLFTQDISLDQPKLWDTKNPNLYTLRTVVSQGRKTLDTYETTFGVRDIRFDPNKGFLLNGKHEIIKGVCLHQDAGPLGVAVPERAFERQIEIMKAMGANAIRTAHNPASPAFLDLCDKHGILVMEESFDEWSSSKAPQVFTTEGGRKTVKLQSYGGLYFDEWHERDLTDMVLRDRNHPSIIMWSIGNEINEIWGPKGAVINRELVKILKKSDTTRYITNGILGPSQANRYGTYADLDLAGYNYRMDNAIKDHYTYPDRVFIGTENRSAVVMLPRGEYIFDQDTYEHKIFEKYPSKDIQKLFNKRMGYAQGERVWKQVKENPFLSGFFIWTGFDYLGETVPYSWPSRSSYFGAVDLVGLPKDGYHFYRAQWKDEPMVHAFPHWNWEGKEGEIIPLTCFTNCDVVEVIVNGKSYGEKATRSTMDLHLNWDIPYTPGELKIIGKNKKGEKLTEQIICTASAPSQIALEADQTVIDADGQDLSYVTVSICDKDGNLVPTASDEINFTVKGQGKIIGVGNGDPTDHGSFQANNRKAFNGYAMVIIQSDGKTGSIKLKATGKGLKSSEIIIQAGKAKRGA, via the coding sequence ATGAGACAGGTATTTTTAGCCTTTCTGGCCGCGCTGATCAGCCTGCCGGCCTTTTCTGGCGACAAGATCAACATTAACAACGGATGGCGTTTTATCCGTGGCGACCAATACAGCGCCCACGCCATACACTTCGACGACTGCGCATGGCAGACCGTACGCCTTCCGCATGACTGGAGTATTCTCGGGCCTTTTTCGCAAGACGAGCCCACGCTGTCGCGTGGCGCTTACTTGCCTACCGGAATCGGTTGGTACCGCAAAAACCTGAACGTTACCAAGCGCCAGCTCGAAGGGAAAGTTTTTGTGGAATTCGAGGGCGTGTATATGAACAGTACCGTCTGGATCAACGGACAGAAGCTTGGCCAACGCCCGAACGGTTACCTTACTTTCGAATACGACCTTACGCCATACCTAAAGGCCGGCGAAAATACGCTTGCAGTTCGGGTAGACAATAGTGCCCAGCCCGGTTCGCGTTGGTATACCGGCTCAGGTATTTACCGTGACGTGAATTTAAAAGTTACCGGTAAGACCTACGTGCCACAGTGGGGAACTTACGTTACTACTCCTTACGTCAGCGAAGCGATGGCGCGCGTATGCGTAGAAACAAAAATCGCCAACGCCGACGCCACGAAAAACGTAACGTTGGTAAGCCAAATTATAGACGCATCGGGCAAGACGGTTGAAACGTCTACGAAAACCGTTAGCCTTCCGACCGACAGCACTTCCTTGTTTACGCAAGATATCTCACTGGACCAACCGAAGCTTTGGGATACCAAAAATCCGAACCTCTATACGCTCCGAACGGTAGTCTCGCAAGGGCGCAAGACGCTTGACACATACGAGACCACTTTTGGCGTAAGGGATATCCGTTTTGATCCGAACAAAGGCTTTTTGCTGAACGGAAAGCACGAAATAATCAAAGGCGTATGCCTTCACCAAGACGCCGGGCCATTGGGCGTGGCGGTACCTGAGAGGGCTTTCGAGCGCCAGATCGAGATTATGAAAGCGATGGGTGCCAACGCTATCCGCACTGCGCATAACCCCGCCTCGCCGGCGTTTCTCGATTTGTGCGACAAGCACGGCATTTTGGTAATGGAAGAGTCTTTTGACGAATGGTCAAGCAGTAAAGCTCCACAAGTTTTCACTACGGAAGGCGGACGCAAAACCGTAAAGCTCCAAAGCTACGGCGGTCTTTACTTTGACGAATGGCACGAACGCGACCTGACCGACATGGTACTCCGCGACCGCAACCATCCAAGTATTATTATGTGGAGTATCGGCAACGAGATCAACGAGATATGGGGACCGAAAGGCGCTGTGATCAACCGCGAGTTGGTAAAGATTCTGAAGAAATCGGACACCACCCGCTATATCACCAACGGTATTCTCGGGCCTAGCCAGGCCAACAGATACGGCACCTACGCCGACCTGGACCTTGCCGGCTACAACTACCGAATGGACAACGCCATCAAAGACCATTACACTTATCCCGACCGAGTATTTATCGGTACGGAAAACCGTTCGGCGGTAGTAATGCTTCCGCGCGGCGAATACATCTTTGACCAAGACACTTACGAGCACAAGATCTTTGAGAAATATCCGTCAAAAGATATCCAGAAGCTGTTTAATAAGCGCATGGGCTACGCACAAGGCGAACGCGTATGGAAACAGGTAAAAGAAAACCCGTTCCTTTCGGGCTTCTTTATCTGGACGGGCTTCGACTACCTTGGCGAAACCGTCCCTTACTCTTGGCCTTCGCGCAGTTCTTACTTTGGCGCAGTCGATTTGGTAGGCCTTCCTAAGGACGGTTATCATTTCTACCGTGCGCAGTGGAAAGACGAGCCTATGGTACACGCTTTCCCGCATTGGAACTGGGAAGGAAAAGAAGGCGAAATAATTCCTCTAACCTGCTTTACCAATTGCGATGTGGTAGAGGTAATCGTCAACGGGAAATCATACGGCGAAAAAGCCACCCGCTCCACCATGGACCTGCACCTCAATTGGGACATCCCATATACGCCGGGCGAGCTGAAGATCATCGGAAAAAACAAAAAAGGCGAAAAGCTGACGGAGCAGATTATCTGCACGGCAAGCGCGCCGTCGCAGATAGCCCTTGAGGCCGACCAAACGGTAATAGACGCCGACGGACAAGACCTTTCGTACGTTACGGTAAGTATCTGCGACAAAGACGGCAACCTAGTCCCGACGGCTTCCGACGAGATCAACTTCACCGTAAAAGGCCAAGGAAAGATAATCGGTGTAGGCAACGGCGACCCTACCGACCACGGATCGTTTCAGGCGAATAACAGAAAGGCCTTTAACGGCTACGCCATGGTAATAATCCAAAGCGACGGCAAAACCGGAAGCATCAAGCTAAAAGCGACTGGCAAAGGGTTAAAATCTTCGGAAATCATTATCCAAGCCGGAAAAGCCAAGCGTGGAGCTTAA
- a CDS encoding PepSY-associated TM helix domain-containing protein, whose amino-acid sequence MKKKSVFSRVVAWIHLWPSLVAAVLLVFISLTGTIIVFADEILNLSAGEARYVENNGQEKLPFEILLSAYRSTYPKRNDPGYAVIYKEKNRSVRLNSYDKETGLSFVYMDPYTGEVLKEDGTIYFFYIVAHLHGMLLWHGVGEWIVAICTIVFLIELITGLILWWPKKWTKSTRNASFKIKWDAKFKRLNYDLHNVLGFYSLALGIVLSVTGLIIAFKPIADITLNSFGGESERTWEESLPESRPGKTPVNLFGAIDKHFAEQTWAKEAQVRTYFTQKEGYYLFSLSRQVGLKSCDGFFPVFVDKYSGQELIPTKEAKANIKIDNVYWSLHMGTWFGLIGKISTFIAGIIGTTLPITGFLIWWGRRKKKKTGGKTTSTNTPKKKNSRTKVKIPANT is encoded by the coding sequence GTGAAAAAGAAAAGTGTTTTTAGCAGAGTAGTCGCTTGGATTCACCTTTGGCCAAGCTTGGTCGCCGCCGTTTTGTTAGTGTTTATTTCCTTGACGGGGACCATTATCGTTTTTGCCGACGAAATCCTGAACTTAAGCGCCGGCGAAGCCCGGTACGTAGAAAATAATGGTCAAGAAAAACTGCCTTTCGAAATCTTGTTGAGCGCATACAGAAGCACTTATCCTAAACGGAATGACCCCGGCTATGCGGTTATTTATAAAGAGAAAAACAGGTCGGTAAGGCTAAATTCCTATGACAAAGAAACGGGCCTAAGCTTTGTATACATGGACCCGTACACTGGCGAAGTGCTGAAAGAGGACGGAACCATTTACTTTTTCTATATCGTGGCGCATCTGCATGGTATGCTCTTATGGCATGGGGTGGGCGAATGGATAGTAGCCATCTGCACCATCGTTTTCCTGATCGAATTGATTACTGGACTGATATTGTGGTGGCCGAAAAAATGGACGAAATCAACAAGGAACGCTAGTTTTAAAATCAAATGGGACGCCAAATTCAAACGTTTGAATTATGATTTGCACAACGTCTTGGGATTTTATTCATTGGCTCTTGGAATCGTATTGTCCGTCACCGGCCTGATCATAGCTTTTAAGCCAATCGCCGACATCACTCTAAACTCCTTCGGAGGCGAATCCGAACGCACTTGGGAAGAGTCTTTGCCCGAAAGTCGTCCCGGAAAAACTCCCGTCAATTTGTTTGGGGCCATCGACAAACATTTTGCGGAACAAACGTGGGCAAAAGAAGCGCAAGTGCGTACGTATTTTACCCAAAAAGAAGGCTACTATCTTTTCTCATTATCCAGACAAGTCGGCCTGAAAAGTTGCGACGGTTTCTTTCCCGTGTTTGTTGACAAGTATTCGGGCCAAGAACTGATACCGACCAAGGAAGCGAAGGCGAACATAAAAATCGACAATGTTTATTGGTCATTGCATATGGGTACGTGGTTTGGCCTCATCGGAAAAATCTCCACATTCATTGCGGGAATTATAGGCACCACTTTGCCGATTACCGGATTTCTGATTTGGTGGGGACGGCGGAAAAAAAAGAAAACTGGCGGAAAAACGACTAGTACCAATACGCCGAAAAAAAAGAATTCACGCACGAAAGTTAAAATCCCGGCAAACACCTAA